One segment of Atribacteraceae bacterium DNA contains the following:
- a CDS encoding substrate-binding domain-containing protein, with product MKRKLLPLGLSLLLVVAFILTGSALAAEEEPVAIHFFAGGPPGCIFATVVERGAMAAAEILGPRVKVTTWWSDWLAEKMITQFQEAMAMRPDGIVVYGVPGDDAFEPFIDEAKELGIIVTTINTTLPKLEARYKLDGFGWIGADLYGSGYQLGEATVKHAGLVEGDRVFVWGMLGYGPIRGLRSRGVIDAFEEAGLVVDYLEVSDEVNVDPALGIPVAAGHLLANPDTKVIVTDHGGMTAVLEDYIKAADLGPEDIFGAGFDLSPAIVRAIRGGYTDLVLDQQPFLHGFLSIFQIYLSHHYDFTGLHVDTGAGLIHAGNIEEVAALAEAGIR from the coding sequence ATGAAAAGGAAACTCTTACCGCTGGGGTTAAGCTTGTTACTGGTGGTGGCTTTTATCCTGACCGGTTCAGCACTGGCAGCAGAAGAGGAGCCGGTAGCTATACACTTCTTTGCCGGAGGCCCTCCAGGATGCATTTTCGCTACAGTAGTGGAGAGAGGGGCAATGGCAGCGGCGGAGATACTGGGACCCAGGGTGAAAGTTACAACTTGGTGGTCAGACTGGCTCGCCGAGAAGATGATTACCCAATTCCAAGAGGCGATGGCCATGAGACCCGATGGGATAGTGGTTTATGGTGTTCCGGGAGATGATGCGTTTGAACCGTTTATAGATGAAGCTAAAGAGCTGGGAATCATAGTAACGACTATAAATACGACGCTTCCCAAGCTTGAAGCCAGATATAAGTTAGACGGATTTGGCTGGATTGGTGCAGATCTATATGGTTCTGGGTATCAATTGGGCGAGGCGACAGTTAAACATGCCGGTCTGGTTGAAGGTGACCGGGTCTTCGTATGGGGTATGTTAGGGTATGGGCCTATCCGGGGGTTAAGATCAAGAGGAGTGATAGACGCCTTCGAGGAAGCCGGATTGGTAGTTGACTATTTGGAGGTATCCGACGAAGTGAACGTGGACCCGGCGCTCGGTATCCCGGTCGCCGCAGGGCATCTTCTGGCTAATCCCGATACTAAGGTTATCGTGACTGATCACGGTGGTATGACTGCGGTATTGGAGGATTACATCAAAGCCGCAGATTTGGGACCGGAGGACATATTCGGTGCCGGCTTTGATCTTTCCCCGGCGATAGTCAGGGCCATACGAGGTGGCTATACCGATCTGGTATTGGACCAGCAGCCCTTCCTGCATGGATTTCTGTCGATCTTCCAGATCTATCTGTCACATCATTACGACTTCACCGGACTTCATGTTGACACTGGAGCCGGATTGATACACGCTGGTAATATCGAAGAAGTCGCCGCACTGGCGGAGGCAGGGATTAGATAG